A single window of Archangium gephyra DNA harbors:
- the sufC gene encoding Fe-S cluster assembly ATPase SufC, with translation MKPLLSIKGLHVRVAGREVLKGIDLELMPGEVHAIMGPNGSGKSTLSQVLSGRETYEVTKGEVLFDGKDLLSMQPEDRAHAGVFMAFQYPVEIPGVGNLHFLRTALNARRRTEGKEELDAMDFLQLAREKSKLVELDQAFMQRSVNEGFSGGEKKRNEIFQMAVLEPKLAILDETDSGLDIDALRIVSGGINALRSAERSMLVITHYQRLLEYVVPDKVSVLAGGRIVSTGGKELALELEKKGYAWLGQAPAGKEARP, from the coding sequence ATGAAGCCGCTGCTCAGCATCAAGGGTCTGCACGTGCGCGTGGCGGGCCGCGAGGTCCTCAAGGGAATCGATCTGGAGCTCATGCCTGGCGAGGTGCACGCCATCATGGGCCCCAATGGCTCGGGCAAGAGCACGCTGTCGCAGGTGCTCTCCGGCCGCGAGACGTACGAGGTGACGAAGGGCGAGGTGCTCTTCGATGGGAAGGACCTGCTGTCCATGCAGCCGGAGGACCGGGCGCACGCGGGCGTCTTCATGGCCTTCCAGTACCCGGTGGAGATTCCGGGCGTGGGCAACCTGCACTTCCTGCGCACGGCGCTCAACGCCCGGCGGCGCACCGAGGGCAAGGAGGAGCTGGACGCCATGGACTTCCTCCAGCTGGCCCGGGAGAAGTCCAAGCTGGTGGAGCTGGACCAGGCCTTCATGCAGCGCTCGGTGAACGAGGGCTTCTCCGGCGGCGAGAAGAAGCGCAACGAGATCTTCCAGATGGCGGTGCTGGAGCCGAAGCTGGCCATCCTCGACGAGACGGACTCGGGGCTGGACATCGACGCGCTGCGGATCGTCTCCGGAGGCATCAACGCGCTGCGCTCGGCGGAGCGGAGCATGCTCGTGATCACCCACTACCAGCGGCTGCTGGAGTACGTGGTGCCGGACAAGGTGTCGGTGCTGGCGGGTGGGCGGATTGTCAGTACGGGCGGGAAGGAGCTGGCGCTGGAGCTGGAGAAGAAGGGCTACGCGTGGCTGGGGCAGGCCCCGGCGGGCAAGGAGGCGAGGCCGTGA
- the sufD gene encoding Fe-S cluster assembly protein SufD: MTDAGLQHYLDLAERFQAERAAGAPAWLRAFRQEGIVQLARQGFPTSKLEDWKYTNVTPISGQAFSPVRTVHEAGVEAAVARLALPGMGPRLVFVDGWYVRELSRLEGLPAGLTVRSLREALQDGEPLEALVGSRARAEASAFTALNAALLEEGAVVRVAPGTVCPEPVQFLFLSRGDTHVTLASPRVVVQAGDHSELTLVESYVGAAPGVSFTNAVTEVVLGAGARVTHLKLQAESESAFHIGGLHAELGRDSRLASHVISLGGALARNEVHSTFGAEGGECTLQGLYVGHGTQHLDNWTNLDHAHPRCTSRELYKGVLDDKARGTFHGKVLVRPDAQQTDSRQSNRNLLLSEAAMADARPQLEILADDVKCAHGATVGRLDEQALFYLRSRGISRAEAESLLTHAFAKEVVGAVPLASLRDQVEELLARKLPGAKEGRA, translated from the coding sequence GTGACGGACGCGGGGCTCCAGCACTACCTCGACCTGGCCGAGCGCTTCCAGGCGGAGCGGGCGGCGGGTGCCCCGGCGTGGCTGCGGGCCTTCCGGCAGGAGGGCATCGTGCAGCTGGCGCGCCAGGGCTTCCCCACCTCGAAGCTCGAGGACTGGAAGTACACGAACGTGACGCCCATCTCCGGCCAGGCCTTCAGCCCCGTGCGCACCGTGCACGAGGCGGGGGTGGAGGCGGCGGTGGCGCGGCTGGCGCTCCCGGGCATGGGGCCGCGGCTGGTGTTCGTGGACGGCTGGTACGTCCGGGAGCTGTCGCGGCTGGAAGGCCTGCCCGCGGGCCTCACGGTGCGCAGCCTGCGCGAGGCCTTGCAGGACGGCGAGCCGCTGGAGGCGCTGGTGGGCAGCCGGGCGCGCGCGGAGGCCAGTGCCTTCACCGCGCTCAACGCGGCGCTGCTGGAGGAGGGCGCGGTGGTGCGGGTGGCGCCGGGCACGGTGTGTCCCGAGCCCGTGCAGTTCCTCTTCCTCTCGCGAGGGGACACGCACGTGACGCTGGCCAGCCCCCGGGTGGTGGTGCAGGCCGGGGACCACAGCGAGCTCACGCTGGTGGAGAGCTACGTGGGCGCGGCGCCGGGCGTCTCCTTCACCAACGCGGTGACGGAGGTGGTGCTGGGGGCCGGGGCGCGGGTCACGCACCTCAAGCTGCAGGCCGAGTCGGAGTCGGCCTTCCACATCGGTGGCCTGCACGCGGAGCTGGGGCGGGACAGCCGCCTCGCCTCGCACGTCATCTCCCTGGGCGGGGCGCTCGCGCGCAACGAGGTGCACTCCACCTTCGGGGCCGAGGGCGGCGAGTGCACCCTGCAGGGCCTGTACGTGGGCCACGGCACGCAGCACCTGGACAACTGGACGAACCTGGACCACGCGCACCCGCGCTGCACCAGCCGCGAGCTGTACAAGGGCGTGCTGGACGACAAGGCGCGTGGCACCTTCCACGGCAAGGTGCTGGTGCGCCCGGACGCGCAGCAGACGGACTCGCGCCAGTCCAACCGCAACCTCCTGCTGTCGGAGGCGGCGATGGCGGACGCGCGGCCGCAGCTCGAAATCCTCGCGGATGACGTGAAGTGCGCGCACGGCGCGACGGTGGGCCGGCTGGACGAGCAGGCGCTCTTCTACCTGCGCTCGCGTGGCATCTCCCGGGCGGAGGCGGAGTCGCTGTTGACGCACGCCTTCGCCAAGGAGGTGGTGGGGGCCGTTCCCCTGGCGTCGCTGAGGGATCAGGTGGAGGAGCTCCTGGCGCGCAAGCTCCCGGGAGCCAAGGAGGGCAGGGCATGA
- a CDS encoding cysteine desulfurase, with amino-acid sequence MSGAPFDVARIRADFPILHQEVRGRPLVYLDSAATTQKPQAVIDALVRYYTHDNANVHRGVHALSERSTQAYEGARERIRRFINARETKEIIFVRGCTEAINLVAQTFGRTQVGPGDEVLITAMEHHSDIVPWQMLCQQVGATLKMLPVDERGDLRLEQLEANLTERTRLLAVTHVSNALGTVNPVRDIVKRAHAKGVPVLVDGAQALAHFRVDVQDLDCDFYTFSGHKMFGPTGIGVLYGKASVLESMPPWQGGGDMILTVTMEKTVYNRLPYRFEAGTPDISGAIGLAAAMDYLDAVGLDAISAHDQELLEYGTRALEGVPGLRLFSRARERSGVLSFLMEDVHAHDVGTILDREGVAIRAGHHCAQPLLSCFGVAATVRASLALYNTHEDIDALVRGLHKVREVFA; translated from the coding sequence ATGAGCGGGGCACCTTTCGACGTGGCGCGCATCCGCGCGGACTTCCCCATCCTCCACCAGGAGGTGCGGGGCCGGCCGCTGGTGTACCTGGACAGCGCGGCGACGACGCAGAAGCCCCAGGCCGTCATCGACGCGCTGGTGCGCTACTACACGCACGACAACGCCAACGTGCACCGCGGCGTGCACGCGCTCTCCGAGCGCTCCACGCAGGCCTACGAGGGCGCTCGCGAGCGGATCCGCCGCTTCATCAACGCGCGCGAGACGAAGGAGATCATCTTCGTGCGCGGCTGCACCGAGGCCATCAACCTGGTGGCGCAGACGTTCGGCCGCACCCAGGTGGGCCCCGGTGACGAGGTGCTCATCACCGCCATGGAGCACCACTCGGACATCGTCCCCTGGCAGATGCTCTGCCAGCAGGTGGGCGCCACGCTGAAGATGCTCCCGGTGGACGAGCGGGGAGACCTGCGGCTGGAGCAGCTCGAGGCGAACCTGACGGAGCGCACGCGGCTGCTCGCGGTGACGCACGTGTCCAACGCGCTGGGGACGGTGAATCCGGTGCGCGACATCGTCAAGCGGGCCCACGCCAAGGGCGTGCCGGTGTTGGTGGATGGAGCGCAGGCGCTGGCGCACTTCCGGGTGGACGTGCAGGACCTGGACTGCGACTTCTACACCTTCTCCGGACACAAGATGTTCGGGCCCACGGGCATCGGCGTGCTGTACGGCAAGGCCTCGGTGCTGGAGTCGATGCCGCCGTGGCAGGGCGGCGGGGACATGATCCTCACCGTGACGATGGAGAAGACGGTCTACAACCGGCTGCCGTACCGCTTCGAGGCGGGCACTCCGGACATCTCGGGGGCGATCGGCCTGGCGGCGGCGATGGACTACCTGGACGCGGTGGGGCTGGACGCCATCTCGGCGCACGACCAGGAGTTGCTGGAGTACGGGACGCGGGCGCTGGAGGGCGTGCCGGGGCTGAGGCTGTTCAGCCGGGCGCGGGAGCGCTCCGGGGTGCTGTCCTTCCTCATGGAGGACGTGCACGCGCACGACGTGGGCACCATCCTGGACCGAGAGGGCGTGGCCATCCGGGCGGGACACCACTGCGCGCAGCCGCTGCTGTCGTGCTTCGGGGTGGCGGCCACGGTGCGTGCGTCGCTGGCCCTGTACAACACGCACGAGGACATCGACGCGCTGGTGCGTGGGCTGCACAAGGTGCGGGAGGTGTTCGCGTGA
- the sufU gene encoding Fe-S cluster assembly sulfur transfer protein SufU, with protein MSSDLQDLYQEVVLEHGKRPRNFREVEGANRRADGYNPLCGDQLTVTLRMDGDVIKDVGFVGQGCAISRASASLMTGAVKELSRADAERLFELVHKLVMEGPEGLDMEALGKLAVLSGVNEFPSRVKCASLAWHALRAALEGKESSVSTE; from the coding sequence GTGAGCTCGGACCTGCAGGACCTGTATCAAGAGGTGGTGCTGGAGCACGGCAAGCGCCCGCGCAACTTCCGCGAGGTGGAGGGCGCCAACCGGCGGGCGGATGGCTACAACCCGCTGTGCGGAGACCAGCTCACGGTGACGCTGCGGATGGATGGCGACGTCATCAAGGACGTGGGCTTCGTGGGGCAGGGGTGCGCCATCTCCCGGGCCTCGGCGTCGCTGATGACGGGGGCGGTGAAGGAGCTGTCCCGGGCGGACGCGGAGCGGCTCTTCGAGCTGGTGCACAAGCTGGTGATGGAGGGGCCCGAGGGGCTGGACATGGAGGCCCTGGGGAAGCTGGCGGTGCTGTCCGGGGTGAATGAGTTCCCGTCCCGGGTGAAGTGCGCGAGCCTCGCGTGGCATGCGCTGCGCGCGGCGCTCGAGGGCAAGGAGTCCTCGGTCTCGACGGAGTAG
- the sufT gene encoding putative Fe-S cluster assembly protein SufT has product MRGLLTPLARDCEVTMIPSGERVTVPAGTEVRVLQTLGGNVTVQGDYGQLMRIDEKDVEVLGADYLAQNPKSEEPQAQAAEGTFDEERVWEQLRTVYDPEIPVNIVELGLVYACKATPLPEGGHRVEIQMTVTAPGCGMGPVLVDDVRQKVSGVAGVKEADVQLVWEPPWDQSRMSDVARLQLGWM; this is encoded by the coding sequence ATGAGAGGTTTGCTGACACCACTCGCGCGCGACTGCGAAGTGACGATGATTCCCAGCGGGGAGCGGGTGACGGTGCCCGCGGGCACCGAGGTGCGGGTGCTCCAGACGCTCGGCGGCAACGTGACCGTGCAGGGCGACTATGGGCAGCTCATGCGCATCGACGAGAAGGACGTCGAAGTGCTGGGCGCCGACTATCTCGCGCAGAACCCGAAGTCCGAGGAGCCCCAGGCGCAGGCCGCGGAGGGCACCTTCGACGAGGAGCGTGTCTGGGAGCAGCTGCGCACGGTGTATGACCCGGAGATTCCGGTGAACATCGTGGAGCTGGGCCTGGTGTACGCGTGCAAGGCCACGCCGCTGCCGGAGGGCGGTCACCGGGTGGAGATTCAAATGACGGTGACGGCCCCGGGGTGTGGCATGGGGCCGGTGCTGGTGGATGACGTGCGCCAGAAGGTGTCGGGCGTGGCCGGAGTGAAGGAGGCGGACGTCCAGCTGGTGTGGGAGCCGCCCTGGGATCAGAGCCGCATGTCGGACGTGGCGCGGCTCCAGCTCGGCT